A DNA window from Pseudoalteromonas spongiae UST010723-006 contains the following coding sequences:
- the uvrY gene encoding UvrY/SirA/GacA family response regulator transcription factor, whose translation MINVLLVDDHELVRTGIKRILDDVRGFKVVGEAKTGEEAVQFCRQNNPDIVLMDMNMPGIGGLEATKKICRFCPDVKVIVLTMQCEDPFPSKVMQIGAHGYLTKSAGPEEVVNAIRAVKTGQRYIAPEIAQQIALAQFSGRNDENPFASLSDRELQIMLMITKGEKVQTIADQLNLSSKTVNSYRYRMFEKLNVGGDVELTHLAIRHKMIEIDAE comes from the coding sequence TTGATTAACGTATTGTTAGTTGATGACCATGAACTCGTTCGCACAGGTATAAAGCGTATACTTGATGACGTACGTGGCTTTAAAGTGGTTGGTGAAGCGAAAACTGGCGAAGAGGCGGTTCAGTTTTGCCGTCAAAATAACCCAGATATCGTACTCATGGATATGAATATGCCAGGTATTGGTGGGTTAGAAGCAACTAAAAAGATCTGTCGATTCTGCCCAGATGTAAAGGTCATTGTATTGACCATGCAATGTGAAGACCCATTCCCGAGCAAAGTAATGCAAATAGGTGCACACGGTTACTTAACCAAAAGTGCAGGTCCTGAAGAAGTGGTTAATGCTATTCGCGCTGTGAAAACAGGGCAGCGTTATATTGCGCCAGAAATTGCGCAGCAGATCGCACTAGCGCAGTTTAGCGGACGCAATGATGAAAACCCGTTTGCAAGCCTATCAGACCGCGAATTACAGATTATGCTGATGATCACTAAAGGTGAGAAAGTACAAACTATTGCAGATCAGCTTAACTTAAGCTCAAAAACGGTCAATTCATATCGTTACCGTATGTTTGAAAAGCTTAATGTGGGTGGCGACGTAGAATTAACACACCTTGCTATCCGCCATAAAATGATTGAGATTGACGCCGAATAA
- a CDS encoding Na/Pi symporter, giving the protein MSQNTSNPINGQQSVTAKFLNWAAIAFLVYLVLVAVSTVSGGFKLASGGSEGAKEIFAFATNPFVALLLGALATALVQSSSTVTSVIVGLVAGGLPINIAIPMIMGANIGTTITNTLVSIGHIRSKEEFKRAFEASTVHDFFNLIAVAIFLPLELAFGILQKLSQSLAHLFVGDADLSLKSYNFIKPLVKPAVGVIKDGLAFFDGKTLGIAMVIVGIALILFAVTTLGKLLQKALVGTAKEMLHRAIGKGPVAGITSGAVVTVMVQSSSTTTSLMIPLAGSGVFSTKQIYPFTLGANIGTTITALLAATSITGAAAEVALTIALVHVMFNVFAVALIYGTPFLRELPLRAASKLAEVGSNNKSLALGYVLGAFFVVPGVMMLVSR; this is encoded by the coding sequence ATGAGTCAAAATACGTCAAATCCAATAAACGGCCAACAAAGTGTTACGGCCAAGTTTTTAAACTGGGCTGCTATCGCATTTTTAGTTTATTTGGTTTTAGTTGCAGTTAGTACCGTAAGTGGCGGTTTTAAACTAGCTTCAGGTGGCAGTGAAGGTGCGAAAGAAATTTTTGCATTCGCAACCAACCCATTTGTTGCATTATTGCTCGGTGCACTCGCAACTGCGTTAGTACAATCATCTTCAACCGTTACCTCGGTTATTGTTGGCCTAGTAGCTGGCGGATTACCTATTAATATTGCAATTCCAATGATCATGGGTGCGAACATTGGTACAACTATTACAAACACCTTAGTATCAATTGGTCATATACGTTCAAAAGAAGAATTTAAACGCGCATTCGAAGCGTCAACAGTACACGACTTCTTTAACTTAATTGCTGTTGCGATTTTCCTACCGCTTGAATTAGCGTTCGGCATTTTACAAAAACTATCTCAAAGCCTTGCGCATTTATTTGTCGGCGACGCTGACCTATCACTTAAAAGTTATAACTTTATCAAACCACTTGTTAAGCCTGCGGTAGGCGTAATTAAAGATGGTCTTGCATTTTTCGATGGCAAAACCCTTGGTATTGCTATGGTAATTGTGGGTATCGCACTGATTCTATTTGCAGTAACAACTCTTGGTAAACTATTGCAAAAAGCGCTTGTTGGCACAGCCAAAGAAATGCTACACCGCGCGATTGGTAAAGGCCCTGTTGCAGGTATTACATCGGGTGCTGTGGTTACGGTTATGGTGCAATCATCGTCAACAACAACAAGCTTAATGATCCCGCTTGCGGGTAGTGGTGTGTTCTCGACTAAACAAATTTACCCGTTTACGCTAGGTGCGAACATTGGTACCACCATTACTGCGCTGCTTGCTGCAACATCAATTACAGGCGCAGCTGCCGAAGTGGCACTAACAATCGCCCTTGTTCATGTAATGTTTAACGTATTTGCTGTTGCGCTTATTTACGGTACACCATTCCTACGTGAATTACCGCTTCGTGCTGCAAGTAAGCTGGCTGAAGTAGGTTCAAATAATAAGTCTTTAGCGTTAGGTTATGTGCTAGGTGCCTTTTTTGTTGTGCCTGGAGTAATGATGTTAGTATCGCGCTAA
- a CDS encoding putative porin has translation MKKFLLSGLLMAATGVNAASYQSFNEFNYVNADNYDGFAFSTHYFFKPQAMIGVLDEFGYLNTDTNLYGSINNFYDDNFYNIGGEYFLPNNVFITADVAKQGDFDAFSAGAGYLINDDFKVSARYSDADGQDGEVFARAEYNHQINRIDYLAFSFDTEVDLDSWELASRYFMALNSAQHLAVDASVTETGNDIVTRVFGTYYLNQAISAGLGVNDGKFEVKAKYYTDANFAFSIGYQDIDEALVFAVYGQF, from the coding sequence ATGAAGAAATTTCTTTTATCAGGTTTATTAATGGCGGCGACAGGTGTAAATGCCGCGAGTTATCAGTCGTTTAACGAATTTAATTATGTTAATGCCGATAACTACGATGGTTTTGCGTTTAGCACCCATTACTTTTTTAAACCGCAAGCAATGATTGGTGTGTTAGATGAGTTTGGCTATCTAAATACCGATACTAACCTGTACGGCTCAATTAATAACTTTTACGATGATAACTTCTACAATATTGGTGGCGAGTATTTTTTACCAAATAATGTATTTATCACCGCAGACGTTGCCAAACAGGGCGACTTTGATGCCTTTAGCGCTGGCGCCGGCTATCTGATTAACGATGATTTTAAAGTCAGTGCACGCTATAGCGATGCCGATGGTCAAGACGGCGAAGTATTTGCGCGTGCTGAATACAACCATCAAATCAACCGTATTGATTATCTTGCGTTTAGTTTTGATACTGAGGTAGACCTAGATAGCTGGGAGTTGGCGTCTCGCTATTTTATGGCGCTAAACAGTGCGCAGCATTTAGCCGTTGATGCGTCTGTTACTGAAACAGGAAATGACATAGTTACCCGTGTATTTGGTACTTATTATTTAAACCAAGCAATCTCTGCAGGCCTGGGTGTAAATGATGGCAAGTTTGAAGTAAAAGCGAAATATTATACCGATGCTAATTTTGCCTTTTCAATTGGCTATCAAGATATTGATGAAGCACTTGTTTTTGCAGTGTACGGCCAGTTTTAA
- a CDS encoding carbohydrate binding family 9 domain-containing protein yields MKYPLALCAALLSTSVIAKTDTTLEIPFLSDSVVIDGNINESVWQQAKRIEINNITWPYENMPAKEQAYALVYEDGESLNVAYVVSDSNPNAIRAFYRDRDKNWSDDLVGLKIDSYNNEKLAYQFFINPLGVQMDSIENVLTGQESDAWDGIWHSSGQLTETGYVVEISIPFRILNFEQGNNSKKMAMEFVRFLPRNERLRISSIKIDHANSCWVCQMQTVSGFEQAEQGNNLTLVPTIVAGRSENRDVSVVPIEDWQADNTLEPGLDLKWGITPEVTLTATINPDFSQVEADVAQLGINNSFTLFFPEKRAFFLENTDYFSTPWNLIYTRNVAEPDAGVKLTGSVGSHTFGSFIANDNQSNVIIPGNLGSTIVSLESKSNNVAARYRYDFTNDFSIAATTTARSADDYYNYVSSLDSKYRLTENDTFIAQLAMSRTKYSDEFRDSICDADNLSTCKQQARTQCENEQDCEISEQYLRVSAEEAIDDIAYKLSYEHNEKYWSLFARYDNLGEDFRGDLGFMNQVDFNKFVSGGRYRWYGEQGVNWYNRIEFYSDWDISHNANGELLEKEVQADLSFNGPLQSYGKIELLQRDRVGLRHNKARLDIDGNTTLFNENLVGVYLEFKPISGMFASLYANTGNHIDLANNRLGDKTRIRPILNMNLNRHIELRLRHTYEAMDVDGADLFTANLTDARLSYQFNNRSFVRLAVIYRDIERNPNNYIDDVTAHYKGFSTQLLYSYKVNPQTVFFAGYSDNGYQDDDLSKIEKTDRSVFMKMSYAWML; encoded by the coding sequence ATGAAATACCCGCTAGCACTGTGTGCTGCCCTACTCTCTACCTCTGTAATAGCAAAAACCGACACCACACTTGAGATCCCATTTTTATCAGATTCAGTCGTTATTGATGGCAATATAAATGAAAGTGTGTGGCAGCAAGCAAAACGCATCGAAATCAACAATATCACTTGGCCCTATGAAAATATGCCAGCCAAGGAGCAAGCCTACGCACTTGTTTATGAAGATGGTGAATCACTCAATGTCGCTTATGTGGTAAGTGATTCAAACCCAAATGCAATTCGTGCGTTTTATCGCGACCGTGATAAAAACTGGAGCGATGACTTAGTGGGTTTGAAAATTGACTCATACAATAACGAAAAGCTGGCGTATCAGTTTTTTATTAATCCGCTTGGCGTGCAAATGGACTCCATTGAAAACGTGCTAACAGGCCAAGAAAGCGATGCGTGGGATGGTATTTGGCACAGCTCGGGGCAATTAACAGAAACGGGTTATGTTGTTGAGATTTCAATTCCGTTTCGCATATTAAATTTCGAACAGGGTAATAACAGCAAAAAAATGGCGATGGAGTTTGTTCGCTTTTTACCACGAAATGAACGCCTGCGTATTTCATCAATAAAAATCGACCACGCTAACAGCTGTTGGGTTTGTCAAATGCAAACCGTGTCAGGTTTTGAACAAGCCGAACAAGGCAATAACCTAACGCTAGTGCCAACCATTGTTGCTGGCCGCAGCGAAAACCGCGATGTCAGTGTTGTACCCATTGAAGATTGGCAAGCAGATAACACCTTAGAACCGGGATTAGACCTAAAATGGGGGATCACGCCAGAAGTTACGCTTACTGCGACCATTAATCCTGACTTTTCACAAGTCGAAGCCGATGTTGCACAGCTCGGTATCAACAACAGTTTCACTTTGTTTTTTCCAGAAAAGCGTGCCTTTTTCTTAGAGAATACCGACTATTTTTCAACACCTTGGAACCTTATTTATACCCGCAATGTGGCAGAACCTGACGCAGGTGTAAAACTTACAGGAAGCGTTGGCTCGCATACCTTTGGTAGCTTTATCGCTAACGATAACCAAAGTAATGTGATTATCCCTGGTAACCTAGGCTCGACTATTGTCTCGTTAGAAAGTAAAAGTAACAATGTTGCGGCACGTTATCGCTATGACTTTACCAACGACTTCTCTATAGCCGCAACGACAACCGCACGAAGCGCTGATGACTATTACAACTATGTGTCGTCACTTGATAGCAAATACCGTTTAACTGAAAACGATACCTTTATCGCACAACTTGCGATGTCGCGAACAAAGTATTCCGATGAATTTAGAGACAGCATTTGCGACGCCGATAACCTTTCAACGTGCAAACAACAAGCGCGCACACAATGTGAAAATGAGCAAGATTGCGAAATAAGCGAACAATATTTACGTGTCAGTGCTGAAGAAGCAATTGATGATATTGCCTATAAACTTAGTTATGAGCACAACGAAAAGTATTGGAGTCTATTTGCACGCTACGACAACCTTGGTGAAGATTTCCGCGGCGATTTAGGTTTTATGAACCAAGTTGATTTTAATAAGTTTGTGAGCGGTGGTCGTTATCGTTGGTACGGTGAGCAAGGTGTTAATTGGTATAATCGCATCGAATTTTACAGTGACTGGGATATTAGCCATAACGCCAATGGCGAACTGCTAGAAAAAGAAGTTCAAGCAGACTTATCATTTAACGGCCCATTGCAAAGTTACGGTAAAATTGAATTGCTCCAGCGCGACCGCGTCGGTCTTCGCCATAATAAAGCGCGGTTAGATATAGATGGTAACACTACGCTGTTTAATGAAAACCTCGTTGGCGTGTATTTAGAATTTAAACCAATCTCAGGCATGTTTGCCTCACTTTACGCTAATACAGGTAATCATATCGACTTAGCAAACAATCGTTTAGGCGATAAAACCCGTATTCGCCCTATACTAAATATGAACTTAAACCGCCATATAGAATTGCGCTTGCGTCATACATATGAAGCGATGGACGTGGACGGTGCTGATCTATTCACTGCAAACTTAACCGACGCGCGATTAAGTTATCAGTTTAACAATCGAAGCTTTGTACGATTAGCCGTAATTTATCGTGATATTGAGCGCAATCCAAATAATTACATTGATGATGTAACGGCGCACTACAAAGGGTTTTCAACTCAACTGCTCTACTCTTATAAAGTGAATCCGCAAACGGTATTTTTTGCTGGCTATTCCGATAACGGTTATCAAGATGATGACTTATCAAAAATAGAGAAGACAGACCGTTCAGTATTTATGAAAATGTCATACGCTTGGATGCTATAA
- a CDS encoding M2 family metallopeptidase has product MTSFKLSLPALLVASAVAITGCNATSKQQETQSAQQVTAQDAKAFLANTETELMALYNEVSRAEWIYANFITHDTSGLSAAANEKMTAAVVRLANEASKFDKLDLDEDSRRKLDKLKLALTLPAPQDPAKTAELSKIVAELGGLYGKGKYCKEDDKCLSLGDMTATMATSRDYDELLDIWTGWREVAKPMRPLYEQQVELTNQGANELGYADTGAMWRSKYDMPADDFAKELDRIWGQVKPLYNSLHCHVRAKLGEKYGEDKVPQDKPIPAHLLGNMWAQTWGNIYDVVAPANADPGYDVTELLAKHNYDELKMVRGAEKFFTSMGFAPLPETFYERSLFTKPQDRDVQCHASAWNLDSKDDLRIKMCIQRTGEEFSVIHHELGHNFYQRAYNTQPIYYQESANDGFHEAIGDTIALSVTPGYLKEIGLLDEVPDESKDIGLLMKMAMDKIAFIPFGLLVDQWRWKVFSGEVTPENYNQAWWELREKYQGVAAPVARTEEHFDPGAKYHVPGNTPYTRYFLAHILQFEFHRALCEIAGSKESIHRCSVYNSKEAGERLDAMLKMGSSRPWQEALASVTGKPEMDATAILDYFAPLQKYLDEQNKGRQCGW; this is encoded by the coding sequence ATGACATCATTTAAACTCTCACTACCCGCATTACTCGTCGCATCAGCGGTCGCGATTACTGGCTGTAATGCAACTAGCAAACAGCAAGAAACACAATCGGCACAACAAGTAACAGCACAAGACGCAAAAGCGTTTTTAGCAAATACTGAAACAGAATTAATGGCGCTTTATAACGAAGTTAGCCGTGCTGAGTGGATTTACGCAAACTTTATTACGCACGATACGTCAGGCCTATCTGCTGCAGCAAACGAAAAGATGACTGCTGCTGTAGTTCGTTTAGCAAATGAAGCGTCTAAATTTGATAAGTTAGACCTAGACGAAGATAGCCGCCGTAAACTAGATAAACTGAAGCTTGCACTCACCCTGCCTGCTCCACAAGATCCAGCTAAAACTGCTGAGCTTTCGAAAATCGTTGCTGAACTTGGCGGTCTTTACGGTAAAGGTAAATACTGTAAAGAAGACGATAAGTGCTTAAGCCTTGGCGATATGACTGCAACCATGGCAACAAGCCGTGATTACGACGAACTACTTGATATTTGGACTGGTTGGCGCGAAGTTGCTAAACCAATGCGTCCTCTTTACGAGCAACAGGTTGAGTTAACAAACCAAGGCGCAAACGAGCTTGGCTACGCAGATACTGGCGCTATGTGGCGCAGTAAATATGATATGCCTGCCGATGACTTTGCCAAAGAGTTAGACCGTATTTGGGGTCAAGTTAAACCGCTATATAATTCACTACACTGTCACGTTCGCGCAAAACTGGGCGAAAAGTACGGTGAAGACAAAGTACCACAAGATAAGCCAATTCCAGCACACTTGCTTGGTAACATGTGGGCACAAACGTGGGGTAATATCTACGATGTAGTTGCACCTGCGAACGCCGATCCGGGTTATGATGTAACTGAATTGCTTGCTAAGCACAACTACGACGAACTAAAAATGGTGCGTGGTGCTGAGAAATTCTTTACGTCAATGGGCTTTGCACCATTACCTGAGACATTCTACGAGCGTTCACTGTTTACTAAACCACAAGATCGCGACGTGCAATGTCACGCTTCAGCTTGGAACTTAGATAGCAAAGACGATTTACGTATTAAGATGTGTATCCAACGTACTGGTGAAGAATTCTCAGTAATTCACCACGAACTGGGCCACAACTTCTACCAACGCGCTTACAACACGCAACCAATTTACTACCAAGAAAGTGCTAACGATGGCTTCCACGAAGCAATTGGCGACACTATCGCCCTTTCTGTAACACCTGGTTACTTAAAAGAAATCGGTTTACTTGATGAAGTACCGGATGAATCAAAAGATATCGGTCTTCTAATGAAAATGGCAATGGATAAAATTGCATTTATTCCATTTGGCCTACTTGTTGACCAATGGCGCTGGAAAGTATTCTCTGGTGAAGTAACACCTGAGAACTACAACCAAGCGTGGTGGGAACTGCGTGAAAAGTATCAAGGTGTTGCGGCTCCTGTAGCTCGTACTGAAGAACACTTTGATCCAGGTGCGAAATACCATGTACCAGGTAACACACCTTATACACGTTATTTCTTAGCGCATATTCTACAATTTGAATTCCACCGCGCATTATGTGAAATCGCAGGCAGCAAAGAGTCTATTCACCGTTGTAGTGTTTATAACTCAAAAGAAGCTGGTGAGCGTTTAGATGCGATGCTGAAAATGGGTTCTAGTCGCCCATGGCAAGAAGCGCTTGCAAGCGTAACAGGTAAACCAGAAATGGATGCAACAGCAATTCTTGATTACTTTGCACCATTACAAAAATACCTAGACGAGCAAAACAAAGGCCGCCAGTGCGGTTGGTAA
- a CDS encoding PH domain-containing protein, which translates to MGLLSGLLGNASEVDSEEVERFIDSALIDGEQVEKAYKVIRDVLVFTNKRLILVDRQGVRGNKAEVLSIPYSKITKFSKESAGTFDLDAELKIWLGSEPNPLTKEFKAGDDIDQVYKILSQYTLG; encoded by the coding sequence ATGGGACTTTTATCAGGCTTATTGGGTAATGCAAGTGAAGTAGACAGCGAGGAAGTTGAGCGTTTTATTGATTCAGCGCTGATTGACGGTGAGCAAGTTGAAAAGGCGTATAAAGTTATTCGTGACGTTTTAGTGTTTACCAATAAACGCTTAATTTTGGTTGATCGCCAAGGTGTACGCGGTAATAAAGCCGAAGTACTTTCAATTCCTTACAGCAAAATAACTAAATTTAGCAAAGAGTCAGCAGGTACATTTGACCTCGATGCTGAATTAAAAATCTGGTTAGGCTCTGAGCCAAATCCGCTAACAAAAGAGTTTAAGGCGGGAGACGATATCGATCAGGTTTACAAAATTTTAAGTCAATACACATTAGGATAG
- the cysK gene encoding cysteine synthase A: protein MSNIFEDNSLSIGNTPLVKLNRVTSGNVYAKIEARNPSFSVKCRIGASMIWEAEKSGELTKDKELIEPTSGNTGIALAFVAASRGYKLTLTMPNTMSLERRKLLKALGANLVLTEGAKGMKGAIEKAQEIQQSEPEKYILLQQFENPANPKIHFETTGPEIFDATNGDIDFFVAGVGTGGTITGTSRFLKLEKGLDVKSIAVEPVDSPVISQKIAGEELKPGPHKIQGIGAGFIPGNLDVEMIDGVEQVSNDDAISMAHRLMKEEGILAGISSGAAVVAAKRIAELPENKDKKIVVILPSSAERYLTSPLFAEEFTDQELVQ, encoded by the coding sequence ATGAGTAACATTTTTGAAGATAATTCACTGAGCATTGGTAATACGCCACTAGTTAAACTTAACCGTGTAACGTCAGGTAACGTATACGCGAAAATTGAAGCGCGCAACCCAAGTTTCAGCGTTAAGTGCCGTATTGGTGCATCAATGATTTGGGAAGCTGAAAAGTCAGGTGAATTAACCAAAGACAAAGAGTTAATCGAACCGACTTCAGGTAACACAGGTATTGCACTTGCGTTTGTTGCTGCATCACGTGGTTATAAGCTAACGCTAACGATGCCAAACACAATGAGCCTTGAGCGTCGTAAGCTATTAAAAGCGTTAGGTGCAAACCTAGTATTAACTGAAGGCGCTAAAGGCATGAAAGGTGCGATTGAAAAAGCACAAGAAATTCAGCAAAGCGAACCTGAAAAGTACATTTTACTACAGCAATTCGAAAACCCAGCAAACCCTAAAATTCACTTCGAAACGACGGGCCCTGAGATTTTCGACGCAACTAATGGCGATATAGATTTCTTCGTAGCCGGTGTTGGTACAGGTGGTACTATCACAGGTACTAGCCGTTTCTTAAAATTAGAAAAAGGCCTAGACGTTAAATCAATCGCAGTTGAGCCAGTTGATTCACCAGTGATCAGTCAAAAAATTGCAGGCGAAGAATTAAAGCCAGGTCCTCACAAAATCCAAGGTATTGGTGCAGGTTTCATCCCAGGTAACTTAGACGTTGAAATGATTGACGGTGTTGAGCAAGTTTCAAATGACGACGCTATTTCAATGGCGCACCGCCTAATGAAAGAAGAAGGTATTCTTGCGGGTATTTCTTCTGGTGCCGCGGTTGTTGCAGCAAAACGTATCGCTGAACTGCCAGAAAACAAAGATAAGAAAATTGTTGTTATTCTACCAAGCTCTGCAGAGCGTTACCTAACTAGCCCACTGTTTGCTGAAGAGTTTACAGATCAAGAGTTAGTGCAATAA
- a CDS encoding acyl-CoA dehydrogenase produces MLIFIIIVFVIAAIFGIRANRLRFVTKPVFNYFKKALPPLSDTERQAMEAGDIWWDGELFSGRPNWQTFREYPNPKLSTEEQSFIDNQVSTLLDMLDDHQIVTERDLPKAVWKYLKEEGFFALIVPKSHGGHGFSAYANSTIVSKIACSSLSAAVTVMVPNSLGPAELLAHYGTKEQQDFWLPKLANGDEVPCFALTALDAGSDAGAIQDYGVVCKKRYKNKMTLGIKLNWRKRYITLAPIASVIGLAFKLYDPDGLLGEQEDLGICCALIPAKTKGVTTGKRHDPMGMAFMNGPTEGEDVFVPLDALIGGEDYIGKGWRMLVECLSAGRGISLPALATATAHLTTRTTSAYALIRKQFGLPIAQFEGVGESLAHIAAMSYLTESTRRMTTTALDLNLSPAVITAITKYHLTEIGRDIVNHGFDIQAGKAVQNGPSNSLASAYKGTPVSITVEGANILTRCLMIFGQGATRCHPFILNEMEAVAMDDEQSGLHQFDEYLCKHIVHTLGNFGFSFFHGLTANWFVPKASAGPVAHYYQTLTKLSASFAFCADYAMLRLGGALKRKEATSARLGDILSQLYLASSVLKRYEDDGRQVSDLPFVNYAIDHCLYEIGQAFDAFFVNISFGGVIRFAVFPWGNPYHKPSDETLNQVVNSLSNNAVMRERLCNLCHIKAGSDIDNMERLLVILSEQKTLISRFEKAIKHARFDIKFDRLNAINTLSDEFNQEELAQLTEYETLRQAVIKVDEFESFD; encoded by the coding sequence ATGTTGATTTTTATAATAATTGTTTTTGTTATTGCCGCGATTTTTGGCATTCGTGCCAATCGCTTAAGATTTGTAACAAAACCTGTTTTTAACTATTTCAAAAAGGCTTTGCCGCCTCTGTCAGATACAGAGCGCCAAGCAATGGAAGCGGGGGATATTTGGTGGGATGGCGAACTGTTTTCTGGCAGACCAAATTGGCAAACATTTCGCGAGTACCCCAACCCCAAACTGAGCACAGAAGAGCAGAGTTTTATTGATAATCAAGTATCCACATTATTGGATATGTTGGACGATCACCAAATTGTGACTGAACGCGATTTACCGAAAGCGGTGTGGAAGTACTTAAAAGAAGAGGGCTTCTTTGCCTTAATCGTACCGAAAAGTCACGGTGGTCACGGTTTTTCCGCGTATGCTAATTCAACCATTGTCAGTAAAATTGCATGTTCGAGTTTATCAGCCGCGGTCACGGTGATGGTGCCAAACAGTTTAGGTCCGGCGGAATTACTTGCTCATTATGGTACGAAAGAGCAACAAGATTTTTGGCTACCTAAACTGGCAAATGGCGATGAAGTCCCGTGTTTTGCTTTGACTGCCTTAGATGCAGGTTCTGACGCTGGGGCAATTCAAGACTACGGTGTGGTGTGTAAAAAACGCTATAAAAACAAAATGACACTGGGCATCAAGCTTAATTGGCGTAAGCGTTATATCACTCTCGCGCCTATTGCATCGGTTATTGGCTTAGCATTTAAATTATATGACCCAGATGGATTATTGGGCGAACAAGAAGATTTAGGCATTTGCTGTGCACTTATTCCGGCAAAAACAAAAGGGGTCACTACGGGTAAACGTCACGACCCGATGGGCATGGCATTTATGAATGGCCCAACCGAAGGGGAAGATGTCTTTGTGCCACTTGATGCGCTAATTGGCGGTGAAGATTACATTGGTAAAGGCTGGCGCATGTTGGTTGAATGTTTGAGTGCGGGGCGAGGTATTTCGTTGCCTGCACTTGCGACTGCAACAGCTCACTTAACCACGCGCACAACTAGTGCGTATGCATTAATACGTAAGCAATTTGGTTTGCCAATCGCACAGTTTGAAGGCGTAGGCGAAAGTTTAGCGCACATTGCTGCGATGAGTTACCTTACCGAATCGACACGACGTATGACAACAACGGCACTCGATCTTAATTTAAGCCCTGCGGTGATCACTGCCATTACTAAATACCACCTTACTGAAATTGGCCGTGATATCGTAAATCATGGTTTTGATATTCAAGCGGGTAAAGCGGTGCAAAATGGTCCAAGTAATAGTTTAGCGAGTGCCTACAAAGGCACGCCAGTATCTATTACGGTTGAAGGGGCAAATATTTTAACCCGTTGTTTAATGATTTTTGGTCAAGGTGCAACGCGCTGTCATCCATTTATTTTGAATGAAATGGAAGCGGTGGCAATGGATGACGAACAAAGTGGCTTACATCAATTTGATGAGTATCTTTGCAAACATATCGTGCATACCTTAGGTAATTTTGGCTTCAGCTTTTTCCATGGTTTAACCGCAAATTGGTTTGTGCCTAAAGCAAGCGCAGGGCCTGTTGCGCATTACTATCAAACGCTGACAAAGCTCAGTGCGTCATTTGCGTTTTGCGCCGATTACGCAATGTTACGTTTGGGCGGGGCATTGAAGCGTAAAGAAGCAACATCAGCACGTTTAGGTGATATTTTAAGTCAGCTTTATTTAGCCAGCAGCGTGTTAAAACGCTATGAAGACGACGGTAGGCAAGTCTCCGACTTACCTTTTGTTAATTACGCTATCGACCATTGTTTGTATGAAATAGGCCAAGCCTTTGACGCGTTTTTTGTCAATATTTCATTTGGCGGTGTGATTCGTTTCGCGGTTTTCCCGTGGGGAAACCCGTATCACAAACCAAGTGATGAGACATTAAATCAAGTGGTTAATAGTTTAAGTAACAATGCAGTAATGCGTGAGCGATTATGCAACTTGTGTCATATCAAAGCGGGTAGTGATATTGATAATATGGAGCGCTTATTAGTGATTTTGTCGGAGCAAAAAACGTTAATATCGCGTTTTGAAAAAGCCATTAAACATGCGCGTTTTGATATTAAGTTTGACAGACTAAATGCGATAAACACATTGAGTGATGAGTTTAATCAAGAAGAATTAGCGCAACTCACAGAATATGAAACGCTGCGTCAAGCGGTAATAAAAGTTGATGAGTTTGAATCGTTTGATTAA